From the Oligoflexus sp. genome, the window ATCCCGACTGCTGCTTTATCGAAGATACAGCCATCCTGGTGAATTCGGTGGCCGTGATCGCGCGCATTGGAGCGGACAGCCGCCGGGGTGAGAGTTCGGCTGTTTATTCCGTTCTGCATAAGCTGCAGCAGATCGAGCCTTCCCTGCGCCTGCATCGCTTGACCGAACCGGCGACGCTCGATGGTGGGGATGTGCTGCAGATGGGGGGAAAGATTTTCGTCGGGCTTTCCAAGCGCACCAATCAGGACGCCGTCCTGCAGCTCGAAGCCCTATTTCCAGGCCGCGTGGTGGCCTTGCCTGTGGCGGCAGGCCTGCACTTGAAATCCGTGCTCTCGGCCTTGGATGACCATACGCTCCTGGTTGAAGATGCACCTCCGGCTCGCGCCATGGCCGAACCGATCCTCGCGGCCCTTCCTGATGCCGAGGCGATCTATCTGCCGGACGCCGTGGCCGCCAACGTCGTCCGAGTGGGCGG encodes:
- a CDS encoding dimethylarginine dimethylaminohydrolase family protein; protein product: MSYQRRYALVRPLPRSFSAALQQTPVPINVDLAHAQHERYTEVLRGLVGQLIVVPVDEHYPDCCFIEDTAILVNSVAVIARIGADSRRGESSAVYSVLHKLQQIEPSLRLHRLTEPATLDGGDVLQMGGKIFVGLSKRTNQDAVLQLEALFPGRVVALPVAAGLHLKSVLSALDDHTLLVEDAPPARAMAEPILAALPDAEAIYLPDAVAANVVRVGGTVLIQDGFPESETILLRAAAQRQLEVAKLDMSELIKADGALTCCSLLLE